A region of uncultured Desulfobacter sp. DNA encodes the following proteins:
- a CDS encoding prepilin-type N-terminal cleavage/methylation domain-containing protein → MESICIFNITRLLSRENDSSGFTLMELLISITVVMIVMAVVAGTFRLCFKAVEKGEEFIDEQRSLIMAVNYIYSQLEAASLDEHAPFYGTTDKLRFFSKQMDPMEEEVLQDIEFRLVDSPDDSSKKIMISVQNVVFASETGLNDQVLLSGITAFEISYLRIVKQKQVWEDKWEEESGFPRAVRILFTYHHKPVAVFVRMMRQTKGLKNA, encoded by the coding sequence GTGGAATCTATCTGTATCTTTAACATAACGCGGCTTCTTTCCCGGGAAAATGACAGCAGCGGATTTACCCTGATGGAGCTCTTGATCTCCATAACGGTCGTCATGATTGTTATGGCGGTTGTTGCAGGTACTTTCAGACTATGTTTTAAAGCTGTGGAAAAAGGCGAAGAATTCATTGATGAACAGCGCAGCTTGATTATGGCAGTTAATTACATTTACAGTCAGCTTGAGGCTGCAAGTTTGGATGAGCATGCGCCATTTTATGGAACAACAGACAAACTGAGATTTTTTTCAAAACAGATGGACCCCATGGAAGAGGAAGTGTTGCAGGACATTGAGTTCCGTCTGGTTGATTCCCCGGATGATTCAAGTAAAAAAATAATGATTTCCGTTCAGAACGTTGTGTTCGCATCAGAAACAGGACTGAATGATCAGGTCCTTCTTTCCGGAATAACTGCATTTGAAATATCCTACCTGAGGATAGTGAAACAGAAGCAGGTCTGGGAAGATAAATGGGAAGAAGAGTCTGGCTTTCCCCGGGCGGTGAGAATTCTATTCACCTATCACCATAAACCCGTAGCGGTATTTGTTCGAATGATGAGGCAAACTAAGGGGTTAAAAAATGCTTAA